The proteins below come from a single Benincasa hispida cultivar B227 chromosome 4, ASM972705v1, whole genome shotgun sequence genomic window:
- the LOC120075299 gene encoding uncharacterized protein LOC120075299 isoform X2 — MSELKQFCMVMKINVDCNACCRKLRRIVLKMKAIEMHMIERERHRLIVFGRFKPSDIAIKIRKKMNRRVEILDVEEMQPEPAADQNPPPPEQIQASGPSADHNHIPMFPSLEQDHQRPPMFPSLATNQCRSFASCRPDFAVTCFPEPDMEERFWQYGYDYEYVGDRGDPNFCAHNYYHY; from the exons ATGTCTGAGCTGAAG CAATTCTGTATGGTGATGAAAATCAATGTTGACTGCAATGCTTGTTGCAGGAAACTTAGGAGGATTGTCTTGAAAATGAAAG CAATCGAAATGCATATGATAGAGAGAGAGCGTCACAGATTGATCGTGTTCGGAAGATTCAAGCCATCCGACATTGCCATTAAGATCCGAAAGAAAATGAATCGTAGAGTCGAAATCCTTGACGTCGAAGAAATGCAACCCGAACCTGCCGCCGATCAAAACCCACCGCCACCGGAGCAAATCCAAGCTTCTGGCCCCAGTGCTGATCACAATCACATCCCCATGTTTCCTTCCTTGGAGCAAGATCATCAGAGGCCGCCCATGTTTCCCTCGCTCGCCACCAACCAATGTCGTTCCTTCGCATCTTGTCGGCCCGATTTTGCCGTAACTTGCTTCCCGGAGCCGGACATGGAAGAACGCTTCTGGCAGTATGGCTATGACTATGAATATGTTGGAGATAGAGGAGACCCTAACTTCTGTGCTCACAATTACTACCACTACTAG
- the LOC120075299 gene encoding uncharacterized protein LOC120075299 isoform X3: MSELKQFCMVMKINVDCNACCRKLRRIVLKMKERERHRLIVFGRFKPSDIAIKIRKKMNRRVEILDVEEMQPEPAADQNPPPPEQIQASGPSADHNHIPMFPSLEQDHQRPPMFPSLATNQCRSFASCRPDFAVTCFPEPDMEERFWQYGYDYEYVGDRGDPNFCAHNYYHY, encoded by the exons ATGTCTGAGCTGAAG CAATTCTGTATGGTGATGAAAATCAATGTTGACTGCAATGCTTGTTGCAGGAAACTTAGGAGGATTGTCTTGAAAATGAAAG AGAGAGAGCGTCACAGATTGATCGTGTTCGGAAGATTCAAGCCATCCGACATTGCCATTAAGATCCGAAAGAAAATGAATCGTAGAGTCGAAATCCTTGACGTCGAAGAAATGCAACCCGAACCTGCCGCCGATCAAAACCCACCGCCACCGGAGCAAATCCAAGCTTCTGGCCCCAGTGCTGATCACAATCACATCCCCATGTTTCCTTCCTTGGAGCAAGATCATCAGAGGCCGCCCATGTTTCCCTCGCTCGCCACCAACCAATGTCGTTCCTTCGCATCTTGTCGGCCCGATTTTGCCGTAACTTGCTTCCCGGAGCCGGACATGGAAGAACGCTTCTGGCAGTATGGCTATGACTATGAATATGTTGGAGATAGAGGAGACCCTAACTTCTGTGCTCACAATTACTACCACTACTAG
- the LOC120075299 gene encoding uncharacterized protein LOC120075299 isoform X1, with product MSELKQFCMVMKINVDCNACCRKLRRIVLKMKDGCRKSSLDIIIVVVNMDDEAIEMHMIERERHRLIVFGRFKPSDIAIKIRKKMNRRVEILDVEEMQPEPAADQNPPPPEQIQASGPSADHNHIPMFPSLEQDHQRPPMFPSLATNQCRSFASCRPDFAVTCFPEPDMEERFWQYGYDYEYVGDRGDPNFCAHNYYHY from the exons ATGTCTGAGCTGAAG CAATTCTGTATGGTGATGAAAATCAATGTTGACTGCAATGCTTGTTGCAGGAAACTTAGGAGGATTGTCTTGAAAATGAAAG ATGGTTGCAGAAAATCGagtcttgacattattattgtTGTGGTTAATATGGACGATGAAGCAATCGAAATGCATATGATAGAGAGAGAGCGTCACAGATTGATCGTGTTCGGAAGATTCAAGCCATCCGACATTGCCATTAAGATCCGAAAGAAAATGAATCGTAGAGTCGAAATCCTTGACGTCGAAGAAATGCAACCCGAACCTGCCGCCGATCAAAACCCACCGCCACCGGAGCAAATCCAAGCTTCTGGCCCCAGTGCTGATCACAATCACATCCCCATGTTTCCTTCCTTGGAGCAAGATCATCAGAGGCCGCCCATGTTTCCCTCGCTCGCCACCAACCAATGTCGTTCCTTCGCATCTTGTCGGCCCGATTTTGCCGTAACTTGCTTCCCGGAGCCGGACATGGAAGAACGCTTCTGGCAGTATGGCTATGACTATGAATATGTTGGAGATAGAGGAGACCCTAACTTCTGTGCTCACAATTACTACCACTACTAG